The DNA segment GATTTACAATAACGAAAATAAAAGCAAAAAATAGTACGCATCCTTGAACAGCAGGATAATCTCTCATCTGAACTGCTTTCACTACATAACGTCCCAGTCCTGGCCAGGAAAAAACAGTTTCGGTTAAAATTGCCCCAGCCAGAAGCAATCCAAAATTTAATCCAATAACTGTTACTACGGGAATTAAGGCATTGCGCACAGCATGTTTATAAATAACTAATCTTTCCGAAAGGCCTTTGGCTCTTTCAGTACGAATATAATCCTGTCTCAAGACCTCCAGCATACTGGAACGCGTTACTCTGGCAATGGTTGCCATGGGAATAGTGCCCAGGGCAA comes from the Atribacterota bacterium genome and includes:
- a CDS encoding ABC transporter permease encodes the protein ALGTIPMATIARVTRSSMLEVLRQDYIRTERAKGLSERLVIYKHAVRNALIPVVTVIGLNFGLLLAGAILTETVFSWPGLGRYVVKAVQMRDYPAVQGCVLFFAFIFVIVNLITDLIYVYIDPRIKYQ